One Paramisgurnus dabryanus chromosome 9, PD_genome_1.1, whole genome shotgun sequence genomic window, atttacaataattaaaaatacTAACAGaatatgaacacaaaataaaaatcacCTATTAAAGACATTTAGTGTGTGTTCCTTAACTTTTGCAGTCAATGTAATGACACTGAAATAAGAACAACGTGAGCAGTTTTATTTATCTTACTTGTAACCGATATCGTCAAATTCTCGCTCGTGCATGTGCAGATTCTGGATGTACGCGAGCTGAGCGAGACTGTCACGCGGCTGGACGCAGTACCGGAGCGCAGTGTGGTGCAAGATCACCATCCGTGCGGGACCTTTCATTTCTGTCCGGATCCGAGGATCAGCAGCCTTCCAAACAGACCGAGCGATCACACCATCCGATGAGAGACCATCACACAACCTGTGCTCGAGCAGACCTTCGCTCGTGTTCACATTTCCTTCGGGCGCGTGTTCGTTCATATCTGCGACTACGCGAGAGTAACTTTTTATTATAGCCGatgaaaataaatgacttgGCTTGCGACAtgaccagtttttttttttatctttgatTGACAGGAGGGAGCGGAACAAACGCGTTCACGAGCTTCCGCGTACTTTCCTCGCGCTCGCAACCTCCCAGCACATGCAGGAAATCAAGGCGTGAGTCCTACAGAACAATATGCTGAAGATCTGCTGATCACGCCTTTCACAGGGCACAGTGGAAATGCCGGTATGAAGAGGTGATTGTTTAGTCATtgcaaaaataacacaaattacTAGTCGAGCATGAGTTaagtattttaaagttttacatAACACAGACAGGCAGCTACACGATTAAACGGTGTGTATAtcaacactttaaaaaaataacacagaagTACTCAAACCTCCTTTTCAAACCATGCACTTGTATAATATGTCTGTTATGTTGTTTTGTGAGAAAATTTTGAATGCaggtttgaaataaataaataaattaaaagtactCAAAGCATATTAGATAAGCATTTCTgcaattacttttaaaaaatgtagcaAATTCAGATATTGTCATTTTAACCAGCAGCAGTTTATAACATCTAAGCAAGCTGAGCAGTAacagtatatatattttactatCTCATGCAATGGCATTTATGCATAATGTAAGTGTTCATATAGGCATACTTTTTGGTGCTTCTTAAAAGCTCATACGTTTAAGCCTTTAAAAGTgtcagacaaataaaacaaactcctttttgtatttttattacaaactTTCCAAAAAAATAcactattttaaaataaaatgacgGACAATACAGTTTAAACGCACTGAAAAAACAACGTCTCCCAATGCATGCTGGCATGTTTGCAAATCTTCTTCCACAAAAGGATTAAGCAAAACATAAAAACCAATGTATAATTTACAAATGCATTAGACATCCTTTAACATCAGATCTCTGCTTTATCTTCCTCATTCTGTCCATCTGTGGCCACAGTGTGGAGCGGTGCAGACATAGTAAAGCCTCATGGCATCCTACAATACAGAATTAGAACAAAGGAATCGTCAAGATACAGCTCATAATGCGCAACATTTgatataatatttatatgtCATTGCTGTACAAAAGATCAGTCAAATTTTAAATTGGCAATTGTAATGACTCACTTCATTGTGTTAAACTTTAGTCAAATACACAGTAGGAGCAGCAAAGATtaatttcactcattgatttcaatatttAACTCAGTTAATATTCTTTATATTATTTAAGACggttttatgacttttttgtttcttaaacacATTAAATTATGTTAGATTAAGATTAATGCACAAAAAACCTCAAGAACATGTTCATGTGAATGTCAGCATATCCTAATTGATAAAGCATCCCGACTAGAAGCTACTGGAGGAAAGAACTGTTCCTGTACTAGACAATCCTTACAGACATGTGGGAGTGTTGTTGTGGTACTGTAGTTAGTAGTAAACAGTGATaatgcttattattattattattacctcAGCTTTCATGCTGTGAGACTGGAAGAACACTGCCTCCTTGTGGCCACACCTAAAACAACAGATTGTGTTAGAGAACAATTCAAAACAACTGAATATGCTTTTTGGGATTGTAGTGCATAAATCAAAGTATAAATGCAACTATAAACACTACTACTGAAAATAAACAATAGTTTTGTGCACAGCCAACAACAATAGACATTTCAGTAGTGACACGTTAGTGTTGATGTGaagaaaataaatccaaatgtgTTTGACATGGATAAAAGATATCCAACACTCACTTGGGGCACGGATGGTCCTCTGTCCTAGGCAAAGTTGGATCTTGGGCAATGTCTGCAATAATCTGAGTGAGTTCACTAGAAGAGATAAAACATGGAGGTGGTTAGGTGCCTACTAGTACTACATGTTCAGTCTACAGGCCTGCACTTTACTTGACAAACATAACGACAATGGTTGCctacaggactgtgtttgtgctgcTCAAGATACTGAGTATATTAACTAATCTCCAACAATGTTTACAAAATGTTGGCGCTATATAGTCCAGGGTCACCTGTAGTATTTATCCCACCTATTCATCCATCGTTTGCATGAATCGTTTGCTGTCAGGTGTACACAAAATTCTTTAAAAACATAAACGaatttttttttcgtttttcgTTATTCACTGAATTGACCCGAGTGTGTCAATTAAAACTCATTATTATTAAACATTGCTATTGACATATTTATCATCTATCAACACTGGCACTCCAGTTTCTCTGCCTGCCCACCTGAGACTGATCATGGTATGTCATGTGCTGCTAATAGCTATATGCTAAACATAACCACATAGGGATTGTCAGGGACTGACAAACACACTGAAAATACTCACTCAACCTCGTGGGTGATTTTGTTCACGTAAATGCAGCTGTTGTCTGCTTCCTGCTGATAGTCACAGTTTCTGCACTGAAAACATACATGTACACACATGAACAAACACAAGATATATATACATTTGAATTTTGAGGTTCACGTGTCTTTTAAATTGATTTTTCTGTTGTTTTACTTATAAAATAGTTACTTAGTTTACTCAAAACAACCTTCTGTACACAACCGTAAAGCTAATTTTGAGCTTAGTAAAAGTTTGCTCATGGATTTGTTTCTTAACTTTAGGGGTGGATTCCCAGACAAGGTTTAGaataatccaggactaggccttagttatatttggacatttacattgtttttacaaacataccttacaactAAACATTACAGGTGTGCATCCACAttctttttaaattaaacatgcATATTATTCCAGGACTGTCCGGGAAAACACCCTACATTGTCTTATATGAAAATATGGCTCATGCattgttattttctttctttattctcCATGTCATTCcggcatctatggctatattcatggcgagaactagttaatccatacacaggttgggtattggcaagggcctcacATGGGTCATGATACAATGTATCACAATATGATACAATACATTGCATGTTGCGATACATTgcaatactttttcttttttttatcaaagatgtaaaatatatatatatatatatatatatatatatatatatatatatatatatatatatatatatattagagaTCGACCGTCCGATACTGACTTTTTTAAAACCAATAGCATATATTTGGATGCTTGTGTACCCAATAACTAATATGCTGAACTGATTTTTACTTCAGTTTTTGACACAATTACAACAACACTACTGATCTGAacaaaccctaataataataacaacaacaacaacaacaacaacaattcCTCTCTCTTTGCATACAATTTAGTAAATGGGGTCTGAAAGAGtaaagaataatattaatttaatgaataatatTACTGGAATAAATACATTGTCAGGaaagtaacaaacaaaacagcTTATATGTCATTGAATTTCTTAACTGGTATTTTGTGTCACAATAattcatattttgttgttatagTTTATGTTGACAAGGCGCTGTTTACCTATGCATTTACTCGCAAATCTCAAAACGTCCACAAGATGGCGGCGTTTAGCGTTCAATCCGATATTACAAAACAGATATCCGATAATGGGAAAATGGTTAAGTATCGGTGAAATATCGGGAAACAGATACATCGGTCGATCTCTAATATCTATACAATTATAACGACACAAGTCTTCGTAAACGGGGTACCCTTTAATATTGACACAGATATATGCCAAACGACTTACAGCGTAGAGTAGAATGCGGTTTTCTTTATCCTCTTtaggatacaacatgttattactgtaaaaaaaaaaacacataacacAACATAAGACTTTATACAGCCACAAACACACTTCGCTATCAGTTCTAACAGAcgattattttaaattaagcaTAGCTAACTTAATGtacaacttttgtgaaaataaaatgcagaaatgccgtacattttttttatagtttctcaTTTTATCTCTATGTCTTTACGAATGTGTATGAACTGTAAAATTTATTTTGCAACAATGTAAAATTGTGTAAAGTGCTATAGAACCAAGCTTGAATGAATAAGTGGTACACGAGTCTGATAAACACACAATCGTTTAactaacaaaaaacaaaaactcaCCACTCCTGACAGAATCTAATGCCCACAAACCCAGGCTCATACGTGCCACCTTCTAATTCCATCTCAGATTTGATTTAGATAGCTCTTTTAAAGTATTTAATGCTGAGAAAAGAGGCAAATCCTTAACGCACTGGCGAAACTGACTAACAGTGCACTGTGCGCACGCGTGAACTCCGGTCAGTGTTGGCCAAATAAACCACAGCGCCTCCTCGTGGTATGGAGGATCAAACCTGCAAAAATGCATCAGCGCTGCCATATTAGATGTGGCAAGACTAGCATGCAAATAAATGCAAGTAAATGGGGAGCAACATTTTTTAGATATACGGcagaataattttttacatttctcaACCGATTTTAATGCTTTGTGATGCACTTAAATGTTTAGCCTACAGTTGCTTAGAGTTTCGTTTGGTAAGATTTAGAAAAGTAGCTTGTCATAGGATTACGGGGGCATACCTAATGTAATATAATGTAATGTACACGCAATGAACTAAAGTCTTCACATTGTAAAAATAGTCTTAATTAAATCAAAATTAAATGCAGGTTATAAAAGTTATAGATTTCCTTAATGAGGAACTCCATTGAAgtaacaaatatgcaaaaatcaATCAGATAATCAAACTTTTaaaccaattttgtttttttatatgtggCTTCTGAGAAACCTATCACTCAAGGGCAGGGTTCTTTAATCAAGAACTGAAGGACTATCTTGTAAAGGTTTTTTTTGCAAAGGTATTGCATATTCCTAAACTGGTTAATTATTTGGttatttgtgcatttatattgtacaaatgtattttatttattattatttataataacctatattaattattaagatATTATGTACAACATGGACACAATACAATtcccaacaaaaaaaaaattcttcaaaGTATTTCCTAATCAGGaaacatgtttttaataaagtttgaaagagCTGCAAGAAGCTTGGTGGTGCATTTAGACTTCAAAATTAAGAAAAGctgtgtttatttgtttatattattgGATAAAGCGTAAAAGGGGTCTTTTTGGCAAGGGAACCAGAAATGTTTGTTTCCATTCTTAAAATTATAATATTGGGCTGTCCCACCTATTGCAGAAaagtcataaaaaaaaaacataaactaTACTGAATAGTAAGGTTGCTGCAGACATTAGAAAAGAAAGGGAAAGTTGTTGTTTTAGAGATTATACAGTACGCTTTTTTGCCATACCTCGCCATACCATaatttgtcaaatcaacaattACCATTGCGACTTtagcttaaaaaaataagtaaaaaaaatcaacaagttatgtcaactattcacaggtcaaaacttatattagtaggttgaattgacttgcaaaaccaagttgttttaacttcatgctgcatttttttggttgcataacaacccaacattgggtaatttttaacccagaatGTGTTCCAGTATTTATccacactcttagaacgaatgtggtaaaaacaacagaatccacccatctcttattgaaacaacacattttgtgttttatttaacacaaaatatacacaaaatgacacttgTGTTAAAAGCTTgacgcacaaagatgtgtaaatcctttctaagagtgcacACTCTGAGAatggatgtgttcatttttaactcattgttttttgttattctatttaacacatttgtaatctcgtgttgattttgtgttaaaaaaataaaagggacaacacaagatgtgttaaaacaacacaaattgtgttgttccaaaaatagcagagagATGTGTCTAGTTAAGAACAACTAGACACaacatgtgttgttttaacataacTCATTCTTTTTAAGAGTGcattatgggttaaaaataacacagccatttttagagtgtagatattaaaaaacaaacatcaaaagaTTATCAAACAATCACAGATTTTCATTCATTTTCCATGTAAGACACAATCATTTGAAAGTGTCTGCAATAATAGTGAATGCACACAAGATGGCGACAAAACCAAATTaaccaaaaaaacaaacaaaagaaatcATTCATATAATTTCTCTCCGAGGCTTGACATAATGATCGCCGAACTATTTACACATTTGTAAACTTTCATGATAGGTAGTTGAAAGTTTAGAGTTAAACTATACCAGAGACGTTACcatttaattttaaagtaaCAGCAATACTATTATTACAAtcaatgattattattattattattattattaaatagaCTTTGATTTAATATAGATTTAGATTATATAATTACACTTTACAATTAACCAAAATCCACCAatttctgtgttattattgaaaaaacacatttgaacaaAACTTATATTAGTGTTATATtagtgttatattttaacacaaaatgacacataatgtgttaaaattaaacatAACGTGTTAAAATCGtaacgcacaaagatgtgtatATCTTTTTAAGAGtgaagattaataaatgctgtagaagtattgttcattattagttcatgttaactaatgcaataactaatgttaacaaatataaCCTTAATGTAAAGTGCTACCAATAAATCTATAAAAATCATTTGTAAATTCTAAACATTTTAAGCATTAAACTCTTATGGAATAACAAGCACAATtttcacaacaacaacaataataataataataatatgtttaaTTTTTATGAACTTTCACAATAAATTGTCAAGAGACAAAAAGCGACGAAGAACAAACATCTTCATGCAAACACCAGTTCTCATTGAAGAAACAGAACATGTGATCCAGGATCCTTCAGTGATGAACCAATgagaaatgaatgttttatcATCTGGAACTCTGTGGTTAGCTTTCATTTGATCTTCACTCTCTGATCATCAAACATAATTCAGTCCATAATAAAGAAGATTCTGAAGTTAACAAATTGAGAACATGGTGAAAAAGATTTCACAAATGCTAACATATAACATTTGTTTATAGTCCATCAGAGCAGCCGTCCATGTCAAGACCCCGGGAGAGATCCAGCGCTATTTTATTTTTCCCTTAAAGAAATTATAAAACAGGAAAATAATGAGTATTATGATAGCAGACAGAAATTCAGTTCTTACAGCttttacaaaaattaaatacaGTGACAGCCATATTGATGAAGCCACAATTAAAGCCTACAGAAAGCCACAATAACAAAAATGTGCGTATAAAATTTTAACACAAGTGGCTTTAAATTAAAGAAAGATTACATTGGCACTTTTCTAATGAGACTAAAAGCATTTGTTCATTTTCTGGTTGTAAAACATGAGTGGACAATGACCACAGTTAATGGGATTTACTCTACTACACCTGTATGAACTTGAGGATACGTTCACCAAAAGTCACCCTGGGGCCAgctggttaaatataaaaaaagttcTAGAATAATTTATCTAATGCATTGACCTTCAGGCATTTAATTAAGTGGATTAGGTGTCCAAATACCTCTTTGGGCCATTTTATACAACATTTTGCATTAACGTGCTTCATTATAAAAAACGTGTACTGTACCTTCTTCTGTCGTTTCTTTTTTCTAGATTTAAGCTCCTTTGAACTTTTCAAAATCGCACTGAAAGTTTCCGTGGACATGCGCGTTGAAACTTGGATTTTTATTGGCGAGAGCTTACCtgttaaaaaagcaaaaaactgATTTACAATCTCACTGCACAAAACATTGTCATTTCCTATACATGTTTTGAAGGATTGCGTTTTGTCCATCacatttttgacatttcatcattttatttgaaaaaaaagtgttttggtGGTACAGGATCAGCCAATGGAGTGATGTTTGTAAGAGTGCCATGATGACTAGAAATTGGCATGTCCACTATACTGTAGTCTGCTTACTGAGCACCCAAACGTTGTTGCTGATAGTGTTGAATAAACTAACAATCAAGATTATCACCACATAATGTAAACGAGAACCATGTACTAGTTATTCATTAAAGAGTGTTACTTTGTAGAAAAGAGGAAGTAAAACATGAAGTATAGCCGCGTGCAGAGTCATGGCCAGGGCTCTTTAACTGTAATTTATTTCTATAAATATCCTAATGAAAATTCAAGGGGGAGAAGAGAGTTATTAGTTTATAGCACTTTTATTGTAAGAAACACTCCAATGGGAAAACTGATTTGATGATGTTCAGGATTAGATTAAGAGTGTTGCTGTTCAAAATCTGTATGAACCAAACACTGAACGACTGCATGTATACAAATTTAATGATGCATCGCTTTACCACTTTAAACAAGATTAAATTATTGTAAGATTAATTTCAAGATTCAGTTTTCTTCATTGGCCTAACCCTTATTGAATAAGACATCCTGCACATTGTGctgctatatatatttttaatgctaGACATTTTCTGCAGCCTAGTTATTTGCATGAATACATTTAATCAGATAAGACACACACTGAACTATGTCTAACTTACTGCTGCAAGCTCATGTTTAATAAACTACTGTAACCGAATTATGGCCAGGTAAAGAATAAAAACAATCACCCTGGACCAAATTTGGACTGCGTATCCCTAATTATGGATTACTATGTGTTACTTTACAGTTAAAAATCTTTGCGTTTGCATCCCCCCtccaaacatacacacacaggtTTCCAAGTTTTAtagggacattccatagacataatgggccctatcttgaacccagcgcaattgactttgtcagtgacgcatgtatcattcatattttgcaccggcggacagcgggtttttccctccacagacgcacgtcagcaaactagggaatgaacttgcgctccctgggcggttcagcccaaaaaaggaggcgtgttccggcgcaaaccatccctgatgctattttgcagtttcaaaaaacaattgtgccactgaccagaaaaaaaaagtttagggccctattttaacgatctaagcgcattgtctaaagcgcacagcgcaacgtctaaatgggcgtgtccgaatgcacatttgctaatttaacgacgggaaaaatggtttgtgcgccgagcgcatggtcgaaaagggtaggtcctattatagtgggagtattttgggcgtaatgtgcagtaaaccaatgagagactcagctctcatcccctttaaaagcaagttgcgctggcgctatgtctaatccctatttagatgacggactttgtaaactgaaaaactaagcggaggaagaagatccccagtttaagattaatgttaaataattgtgttgtttttcacttgtattgaaattgtttttattaaaacctttaaaacccgttttcttttagtcatggaagtaaaaagcaggcaattgctttaaatgtatgactatccaatatcatcaaaaaa contains:
- the polr2i gene encoding DNA-directed RNA polymerase II subunit RPB9 is translated as MELEGGTYEPGFVGIRFCQECNNMLYPKEDKENRILLYACRNCDYQQEADNSCIYVNKITHEVDELTQIIADIAQDPTLPRTEDHPCPKCGHKEAVFFQSHSMKAEDAMRLYYVCTAPHCGHRWTE